One segment of Segatella copri DNA contains the following:
- a CDS encoding calycin-like domain-containing protein: protein MKKFKTMMAMMLALVSMCVAFSSCSSDDDDNTAGGAKEIVGTYTSTLNVTVMGQSSTYEDKTIKVEAVDDNTVKITLPSFGEGMMTLPEFTVPAVKVSSSNGGYVLAQTKYTGTGLNVKGEEKQYTVKLEGSFKNNTLSLNFTSVFGGMPMEMVGKFEATKK from the coding sequence ATGAAAAAGTTTAAGACAATGATGGCCATGATGTTGGCTTTGGTTTCTATGTGTGTAGCATTCAGCTCTTGCAGCAGTGATGATGATGACAATACTGCTGGCGGCGCTAAGGAAATAGTAGGAACATACACAAGTACTTTAAATGTGACTGTAATGGGACAATCTTCTACGTATGAAGATAAAACTATAAAAGTGGAAGCTGTTGATGATAATACGGTAAAGATTACATTGCCTTCATTTGGTGAAGGTATGATGACTTTGCCTGAATTTACAGTACCTGCAGTTAAAGTCTCAAGTTCTAATGGTGGATATGTCTTAGCTCAAACGAAATATACAGGTACTGGTCTAAATGTCAAAGGTGAAGAAAAACAGTATACAGTAAAACTGGAAGGTTCTTTTAAGAATAACACTCTTTCATTGAACTTTACTTCTGTTTTTGGGGGTATGCCTATGGAAATGGTAGGTAAATTTGAAGCTACTAAGAAGTAA